A portion of the Staphylococcus felis genome contains these proteins:
- a CDS encoding nucleoside 2-deoxyribosyltransferase: MAFNVWDRVLVKGVHTVENRDYVRLFNPVEATITAVFSDTVFGIYPEIYGANTINTTEDEVEFIKRASDDVNMIYLAGDMLSYGAQLQRKKEAAELRKRGLELYVPHEDESINDKANVDNERLAERIVENDTDGIMKSNAIVIDCNENGKGTLVELGQIKGMRDMATLVERIIETYTGFDDSVVDAVLEVCEEIKSKKVYPHNTDIRRQNTAEQQGDRREFGVNQYVYGVALDLTDGKGFYELDEIYSDLGSGSNE; encoded by the coding sequence ATGGCGTTTAATGTTTGGGATAGAGTATTAGTAAAAGGCGTTCACACAGTAGAAAATCGTGACTACGTAAGATTATTTAATCCGGTTGAAGCTACGATAACAGCCGTTTTTAGCGACACAGTTTTTGGGATATATCCTGAAATATACGGTGCTAATACAATTAACACGACCGAGGACGAGGTTGAGTTCATCAAAAGAGCTTCCGATGACGTAAATATGATTTATCTTGCGGGAGATATGCTTAGTTACGGAGCACAGTTACAACGAAAGAAAGAGGCGGCAGAACTTCGTAAACGTGGTTTAGAGTTATATGTGCCGCACGAGGACGAATCGATTAACGATAAAGCAAATGTTGATAATGAGAGACTTGCTGAAAGAATTGTAGAAAATGATACGGATGGGATAATGAAATCCAACGCAATTGTTATTGATTGTAATGAAAACGGAAAAGGAACGTTAGTTGAGCTAGGACAAATAAAAGGAATGCGAGATATGGCAACTTTGGTAGAGCGAATAATCGAAACTTATACGGGATTTGATGATTCCGTTGTAGATGCAGTATTAGAAGTATGCGAAGAGATTAAGTCGAAAAAGGTATACCCGCATAACACGGATATACGTCGGCAAAATACTGCAGAACAGCAAGGAGACCGACGAGAGTTTGGCGTCAATCAATATGTGTACGGTGTGGCGCTCGATTTAACTGACGGAAAAGGGTTCTACGAGTTAGACGAGATATATAGTGATTTAGGAAGCGGATCGAATGAGTAG
- the dcm gene encoding DNA (cytosine-5-)-methyltransferase, whose product MDKYINKIINNGLVTKRFKYASLFSGIGGFETALNALGGECVFASEIDKFARKAYEALYGQKPSGDITKIRAEDIPNHDVLVGGFPCQSFSVAGKRGGFEDTRGTLIYDVVRIASVKQPSVLLLENVKGLISHDKGRTLDTIMRIINDAGYRLDFEVLNSKYFGVPQNRERVFIVCIREDLVDNDDWIIRGTNVVAKGKKRISQYDGVKTFNFDYPTNTTISESLADFLEKEVNERFFLSEEKIAKLVTQLKERESSTIRLGNPNKIAGMYGKSQAGSVYDTAGVSPTLDTMQGGGREPMIAIPILSPDRVNKSQNGRRFKKDGEPMFTLTAQDRHGIITDDTQSFDSIYDNTEVSSASRSSKSRYGVRIRKLTPKECWRLQGFSDAQHDAVENAGVSNSQRYKQAGNAVTVNVVYAITKRLLKYLD is encoded by the coding sequence TTGGACAAATATATCAATAAGATTATAAATAACGGATTAGTAACTAAGAGATTTAAGTATGCCTCATTATTTTCCGGTATAGGTGGGTTTGAAACAGCGCTAAACGCGTTAGGAGGCGAGTGCGTTTTTGCTAGTGAGATCGACAAATTTGCCCGTAAAGCGTACGAAGCTCTATACGGACAGAAGCCGTCAGGAGATATTACAAAGATTCGTGCAGAAGATATACCAAATCACGATGTTCTAGTCGGCGGATTTCCGTGCCAAAGTTTTAGCGTAGCAGGTAAAAGAGGAGGCTTTGAGGATACCCGTGGAACATTGATATACGATGTTGTACGCATTGCTTCCGTGAAGCAGCCTAGCGTATTGCTTCTCGAGAATGTAAAAGGATTAATAAGTCACGATAAGGGAAGAACGCTAGATACAATAATGAGAATAATCAATGACGCCGGTTATCGATTGGACTTCGAGGTTCTAAACTCGAAATATTTCGGTGTCCCGCAGAATAGAGAGCGTGTATTTATTGTATGCATTCGAGAAGATCTAGTCGATAATGACGATTGGATTATTAGAGGAACGAATGTAGTAGCGAAAGGAAAGAAACGAATTTCTCAATATGACGGCGTTAAAACGTTTAACTTCGACTACCCAACGAATACTACTATTTCGGAAAGTCTTGCCGATTTCTTAGAAAAAGAAGTTAACGAACGGTTTTTCCTAAGTGAAGAAAAAATAGCGAAGTTAGTCACGCAATTGAAAGAACGAGAAAGCTCAACGATAAGGCTAGGTAACCCAAACAAGATAGCCGGAATGTACGGAAAATCTCAAGCGGGGTCTGTTTACGACACGGCAGGCGTTAGTCCGACGTTAGACACGATGCAGGGTGGTGGGAGAGAGCCGATGATAGCCATACCAATATTATCGCCTGACCGAGTAAACAAAAGTCAAAATGGGCGTCGCTTCAAGAAGGATGGAGAACCGATGTTTACACTTACGGCACAAGATAGACATGGGATTATAACGGATGATACACAGAGTTTTGATAGCATTTATGATAATACAGAGGTCTCATCTGCATCACGCAGTAGTAAATCGAGATATGGTGTCAGGATTCGAAAGTTAACTCCGAAAGAGTGTTGGAGGCTACAAGGTTTTTCTGACGCACAGCATGACGCAGTTGAGAACGCTGGAGTATCAAATAGTCAGCGATAC
- a CDS encoding DUF3310 domain-containing protein, with protein MTLSIDDRRYALLFTTEFCGDKYIVVDYEPSEELNDLIYVPAYDHVIPYKNIKSLKYVQSEVWLTMRKVTLFGGNDLYVMNNDGLLETEDTVYERMTKAISNEYANKSTKTAADYGIGITDKQLDFKPFDNENKTIEVEHPSHYTNGNIETIEIIEEITKGYDDGFVALCVGNAIKYLARSPFKHDDSSIDLKKASKYLEFALNYIEKEKDIS; from the coding sequence ATGACGTTATCTATTGATGATAGACGATACGCATTGTTATTTACAACTGAATTTTGTGGCGATAAATATATCGTCGTTGACTATGAACCCTCCGAGGAGTTAAATGACTTGATTTATGTCCCGGCTTATGATCATGTCATACCGTATAAAAATATTAAATCTTTAAAGTATGTACAATCGGAGGTGTGGCTTACGATGAGGAAAGTAACGCTATTTGGAGGCAACGACTTATATGTCATGAACAATGACGGACTATTAGAAACAGAAGACACTGTTTACGAAAGAATGACGAAAGCTATTTCCAACGAGTACGCAAATAAATCTACAAAGACTGCGGCTGATTATGGTATAGGAATTACCGATAAGCAGCTTGATTTTAAGCCGTTTGATAACGAAAATAAAACGATTGAAGTTGAACACCCGTCGCATTATACCAACGGTAATATAGAAACAATAGAAATTATCGAGGAAATTACGAAAGGTTATGACGATGGCTTTGTAGCTTTGTGCGTTGGTAATGCGATTAAATATCTAGCGAGAAGCCCGTTCAAGCATGACGATAGCTCTATCGACTTAAAGAAGGCGTCTAAGTATTTAGAGTTTGCCTTGAATTATATCGAAAAAGAGAAAGACATTAGCTAA
- a CDS encoding glutaredoxin family protein, with protein sequence MKLVALKKPNCMPCGMVTRYLSGKLDGVDYEEYDVTTDSGMVVAGHYGIMSVPVLMLLDEHGAIAGRVDGYKEKQIDDILAEVRR encoded by the coding sequence ATGAAATTAGTCGCATTGAAAAAGCCGAATTGTATGCCATGTGGAATGGTAACTAGATATTTAAGCGGAAAATTAGACGGAGTTGATTATGAGGAATATGACGTAACCACCGATAGCGGCATGGTTGTCGCTGGACACTACGGCATCATGTCTGTGCCAGTTTTAATGTTATTAGATGAACACGGGGCGATCGCAGGTAGGGTAGATGGATATAAAGAGAAACAAATTGATGATATTTTGGCGGAGGTAAGACGATGA
- the nrdF gene encoding class 1b ribonucleoside-diphosphate reductase subunit beta: MAYTAGNWSVKDDDYSEMFILQNLKQFWLPEEVALASDILTWEELSKEEQKVYMRVLGGLTLLDTLQGNDGMSQIAQHVESHQQKAVLTFMGGMENAVHARSYSNIFLTLASQAEIDGVFEWLERNGRLQKKAEMIDEFYNNISDKKSLYKAMVASVALESFLFYSGFFYPLYLAGQGKLRASGNIIQLIIRDESIHGTYVGLLARKLADDLGEDMSDFVFGLFDELLENEIAYTREIYDNIGLTLEVVDFVKYNANKALNNLGFENRYEHDKVSSIVLNGLNVGQDSHDFFSEKSSTYKKATVEAISDDDFIFE; encoded by the coding sequence ATGGCTTATACAGCTGGAAATTGGTCTGTTAAAGATGATGACTATTCGGAAATGTTTATCCTACAAAACCTAAAGCAATTTTGGTTACCGGAAGAAGTCGCATTAGCAAGCGATATTCTTACGTGGGAAGAGTTGTCGAAAGAAGAGCAAAAAGTCTATATGCGTGTTTTAGGAGGGCTAACGCTCCTAGATACGTTGCAAGGTAATGACGGAATGAGTCAAATAGCGCAACATGTCGAGAGTCATCAACAAAAGGCAGTTCTTACGTTTATGGGTGGTATGGAAAACGCTGTACATGCACGCAGTTATTCGAATATTTTCTTGACATTAGCCAGTCAAGCGGAAATTGACGGTGTATTCGAGTGGCTGGAACGTAATGGCAGATTGCAGAAAAAAGCGGAAATGATTGACGAATTTTATAATAATATTTCGGACAAGAAATCGTTATATAAGGCGATGGTAGCATCAGTTGCTTTGGAATCATTTTTGTTTTATAGCGGGTTCTTCTATCCGTTATATCTTGCTGGACAAGGAAAGTTGCGTGCAAGCGGTAATATTATTCAACTTATTATTCGTGATGAGAGCATACACGGAACATACGTCGGATTGTTAGCCCGTAAGTTAGCTGATGACTTGGGCGAGGATATGTCAGACTTTGTTTTCGGACTATTTGATGAGTTGTTGGAGAACGAAATTGCGTATACTCGTGAGATATACGACAATATTGGGTTAACACTAGAGGTTGTCGATTTTGTTAAGTATAACGCAAACAAAGCGCTAAATAATCTTGGGTTTGAGAATCGCTATGAACACGATAAGGTAAGTTCGATTGTGTTGAATGGGTTAAATGTTGGACAAGATTCTCACGATTTCTTTAGCGAGAAGTCATCCACGTATAAAAAAGCGACAGTAGAGGCCATTTCTGATGATGACTTTATTTTTGAATAA